A genome region from Cryptosporidium parvum Iowa II chromosome 8, whole genome shotgun sequence includes the following:
- a CDS encoding glycerol-3-phosphate acyltransferase family, possible plant origin, possible signal peptide plus 2 transmembrane domains, translating into MAEEQTMTSIRKSSNPKWLRFIVTVYTYSMICISIILGLITQILLWIFLFPYLLYNEKFKIIIMGQAFRFWNALLVIWTNPFWTVKITREPKRNYKPSNTLIMTNHLSTADPWIISSTHFPWEFKYVYKADLLKVPIVNCAISLTYDLPIYFTKEKGGWGIKSGTIEPMFNRCAELQKLGIGQVIYPEGTRSKLRRLQPFKNGFFKFAIEHESEILPVVSHNNWSLWPLGEPLLDLGTAYVAYGDPIQVTKDMDIEELKLKVQSAMMELFKCCPTHNPELEQPLSTASSTRGHGITGTN; encoded by the coding sequence atggCAGAGGAGCAAACAATGACTTCGATTAGAAAGTCTTCAAACCCAAAATGGTTAAGATTTATTGTAACAGTTTACACTTATTCAATGATTtgtatttcaattattttggGATTAATTACTCAAATTTTACTTTGGATATTTCTGTTCCCTTACCTTCtttataatgaaaaattcaagataataattatgGGACAAGCTTTTAGATTCTGGAATGCTCTTCTAGTAATTTGGACAAATCCTTTTTGGACAGTTAAAATAACTAGGGAGCCGAAAAGAAACTATAAGCCGAGTAACACTCTTATAATGACTAACCATTTATCAACAGCTGATCCTTGGataatttcttcaactCATTTTCCTTGGGAATTTAAATATGTATACAAAGCTGACTTACTTAAAGTACCCATTGTAAATTGTGCTATATCATTAACTTATGATCTTCCAATTTACTTCACAAAGGAGAAAGGCGGATGGGGAATCAAGAGTGGTACAATTGAACCCATGTTTAATAGATGCGCAGAACTTCAAAAGTTGGGTATTGGTCAAGTAATTTATCCAGAAGGAACTAGGTCTAAACTTAGAAGATTACAGCCATTCAAAAATGGCTTCTTTAAATTTGCAATTGAGCATGAGTCTGAAATTCTTCCAGTTGTTTCCCATAATAATTGGTCTCTCTGGCCCTTAGGAGAACCTCTTCTTGATTTGGGAACTGCTTACGTTGCTTATGGTGATCCAATTCAAGTTACTAAAGACATGGATATTGAAGAACTTAAGCTTAAGGTCCAATCAGCAATGATGGAGCTCTTTAAGTGCTGTCCTACACACAATCCAGAACTTGAGCAGCCGTTATCTACAGCTTCTTCCACTCGTGGCCACGGAATTACTGGCACCAACTAA
- a CDS encoding DNA primase large subunit, giving the protein SIKFFFLLFNNNIISEYDQNPYNENVFQECSYVLSTYDDSSLFSLNLNSLSINLFREYVTDRLAILHFIDSKSKLEDNNTRTLTDSTNRSLLEKLLSEKGFKLFDSLTPINKTSPSHLENCWRKDLLSHFLLKLCFMNNKEKQEWFIEQEIKLLLFKLSTIINSNLFNQKRDNIKSSKSFIIEKLLKMYGVNYPIWNLDQIKNQNNINDSETHQAKKLWEDAVSVITNGHLIKRLFKIPFWPDGFRFIKNRKYFIKDGICFIPDTEIESLFIYKYKKELINSFINLKENEIILEKTILSDQRVSSLIREISEFYFTSNDFRGGGSLLSSPFNSLSENQAIENFKLDTSNIYQVYLSSFPLCMRHLFESLKKDHHLKHWSRLQLWLFLKGCGMKLEEQLSLWKSLWTDANSFDKEIKYNIRHAYGQEGKRSNYSPYPCNKIINGLPLPGNGQNHGCPFKTFDNYPLQKLLQTYYGHIIPNEDIKNITQLSKSGHYQLSCIQLFKSLHLKSDSDGIGNHPNSYFKKSIQNHINIENNKNN; this is encoded by the coding sequence TccatcaaatttttttttttattatttaataataacataATTTCAGAATACGATCAAAATCCATACAATGAAAATGTTTTTCAAGAATGCTCTTATGTATTATCAACTTATGACGATAGTTCTctcttttcattaaatttgaacTCATTAAGCatcaatttatttagaGAATATGTTACGGATAGATTGGcaattcttcattttattGACTCTAAATCGAAGCTCgaagataataatacaagaaCTTTAACAGATTCAACAAATAGATCGTTATTAGAAAAACTTCTTTCTGAAAAAggatttaaattatttgattctttaactccaattaataaaacaaGTCCATCGCATTTAGAAAATTGTTGGAGAAAAGATCTTTTAAGTCATTTCTTACTTAAGCTATGCTTTATGaacaataaagaaaaacaagaatGGTTTATTGaacaagaaattaaattacttttatttaaattatccacaataattaatagtaatttattcaatCAAAAAAgagataatattaaaagcagtaaatcatttattattgaaaaattactCAAAATGTATGGCGTCAATTATCCTATTTGGAATTTAGAccaaattaaaaatcaaaataacaTTAATGATTCTGAAACTCATCAAGCAAAAAAACTTTGGGAAGATGCTGTTTCTGTTATAACAAATGGACATCttattaaaagattatttaaaataccTTTTTGGCCAGATGGatttagatttattaaaaatagaaaatactTCATTAAAGATGGAATATGTTTTATTCCTGACACTGAAAttgaatcattatttatatataaatataaaaaagaacTAATTAActcatttattaatttaaaagaaaatgaaataatattagaaaaaacTATCCTTTCAGATCAAAGagtttcatcattaattcgagaaatttcagaattttatttcacAAGTAATGATTTTAGAGGTGGAGgatcattattatcatcaccatttaattctttatcaGAAAATCAAGCTATTGAAAACTTTAAATTAGATacttcaaatatatatcaaGTTTATCTTTCTTCATTTCCATTGTGTATGCGTCATCTATTTGAaagtttaaaaaaagatcaTCATTTAAAACATTGGAGTCGTCTTCAACTTTGGTTATTCCTTAAAGGATGTGGAATGAAACTTGAAGAACAACTTTCTTTATGGAAGTCACTTTGGACTGATGCTAATTCTTttgataaagaaattaaatataatattcgTCATGCTTATGGGCAAGAAGGAAAAAGAAGTAATTATTCACCTTATCCTtgcaataaaattattaatggaTTACCTCTTCCTGGAAATGGACAAAATCATGGATGCCCTTTTAAAACTTTCGATAATTATCCattacaaaaattattacaaacTTATTATGGTCATATTATACCCaatgaagatattaaaaatattacacAACTTTCTAAATCTGGTCATTATCAATTATCTTGTatacaattatttaaatcattgCATTTAAAATCTGACTCTGATGGTATTGGTAATCATCCAAAttcatattttaaaaaatctattcaaaatcatattaatattgaaaataataaaaataattaa
- a CDS encoding secreted alpha glucosidase like family 31 glycosyltransferase, signal peptide, producing the protein MMKFGSVSFFLWALFLFIINFDNSNETKFKKCKENAFCLRYRKFVEYIRKKSNSNGDNKKKDAINSIWSVNPEKLEFFKNCKLSKKNSNLDLRNSEECSTLYFELKNTNYPKIPFLKCNLFIFKLGFFRLQIDDTGTGLSDYKRFKVGKEVMFKDNLVGGYLINEEDSDIHIKMSKNLIKMTIIREIVYKKSKETDNCKYILEIQLNPFKIESFLCNKKIATINGNQFFNFDRSGRIHSQTNTINTHFNRKININSYKDVLQETIYNFKNFKWFNFYKRLKQSIKNILYFGEDIIDIIDSVDIYSRGIWQEVFENFVDYKYYGPTAVGTDIQIHSCNDTYGLAEKTTSLNLQDFDEPYRFYNVDNYKYKLNSTDPIYGSSPMLISISDFDHEQKNQVLFSSILWINPSDTYVKINKMNNFNSEKYLDTWWVSETGILDLVILTSTQLEELYYNLGIIMGFPYFAPRFSLGFHYSKWEYTSENRVYTIQNLLEKNNIPYDSIWLDIEHTFDKQYFTWNKTAFPNMNKMIQKLKDENKHLIIISDPHININKGYFVYSFFEKLKYCNKNFSRITLSYKRMFRFLFIIKIFPILILKVNCQIQLIIKQDNISNSRFISRPFDSPWIKIPNLSYPKNNQIYDFIGECWPGPSKYLNLFSKNVGNYYSKYFQEMYKVHENIGYWLDMNEPSVFKLPELSLPKQVEFGNNGLDDRQVHSLYSFYHVKYAFNGLIRKFQGERRPFILTRSFWFGSHRYSNIWTGDTESSRNYYYYTTITNVRNAICGFSLTGSDIGGFDGIVNHDLLIRWFQLGIWFPFYRIHNSMNSISRDFIFSSKIVKKYIELRYSLIPYWYTLLAKYSFYGIPIIKPLFWLNQKDFNLRSINNSFLVGDSFMINSIGFNLFTIIQLHYYICNFNYNNNNKDYLYKIWYNLYTEEMYIDSKKQYFDNKYMNSTPDFVKGGSIIPYSSKSNILSSKEQLKNPIKLIIYLTGKLLDSNKFKNKILFPKITSYDYINEEFVYNNYMIDILTLHSEGSIYLDDGETYSYLRNEYIFDDIIFTLYHNNFKKNIDNYCLNIIDNIMEKNILLSTFDENYQKDKLRLFKENFGFEIYIKEKEYKLKNNIMSYNNDNHHILSLLDEDLSDIFKFKQINNINHKYNKKINKIEIKGIMIKPKEIILEKNTINNNSLIFQKLKYKLIKSKYFGDNNLIRGSLYSIEINLEENDNQINFGDYNWKIKILL; encoded by the coding sequence ATGATGAAGTTTGGTTCTGtttcattctttttgtGGGctttattcttatttataATCAACTTTGACAATTCGAATGAGAcgaaatttaaaaaatgtaAAGAAAACGCATTTTGTCTTAGATATAGAAAGTTTGTGGAATATATTAGGAAAAAATCTAATAGTAATGGAgataataagaaaaaagatgcaattaattcaatatgGTCGGTAAATCCAgaaaaattggaatttttcaaaaattgtaaattaagtaaaaaaaattctaaCTTGGATTTAAGAAATTCAGAAGAGTGTAGtactttatattttgaattgaaGAATACAAATTATCCCAAAATTCCATTTTTAAAatgtaatttatttatattcaaattaggGTTTTTCAGACTTCAAATTGATGATACTGGTACAGGACTATCAGATtataaaagatttaaagtTGGAAAAGAAGTAATGTTTAAAGATAACTTGGTAGGGGGGTATTTAATCAATGAAGAAGATTCTGATATTCATATCAAGATGAGTAAAAACCTAATAAAAATGACTATTATTAGAGAAATTGTTTACAAAAAATCCAAGGAAACTGAtaattgtaaatatattcttgAGATACAGTTAAATCCTTTCAAAATAGAATCTTTTCTTTGTAATAAGAAAATTGCTACTATTAATGGTAatcaattctttaattttgacAGGAGTGGAAGAATTCATTCCCAAACTAATACAATAAACACTCATTTTAATCgtaaaatcaatataaatagCTATAAAGATGTATTACAAGAAacaatatataattttaaaaatttcaaatggTTCAATTTTTATAAACGTTTAAAGCAAagcattaaaaatattctttattttggagaagatattattgatattataGATTCTGttgatatatattcaaGGGGTATTTGGCAAGAagtatttgaaaattttgttGATTATAAATACTATGGGCCAACTGCTGTAGGAACTGACATTCAAATACATTCATGTAATGATACATATGGATTAGCAGAAAAAACAACTTCATTAAATTTGCAAGATTTTGATGAACCTTATAGATTTTATAATGTTGACAATTATAAATACAAACTCAATTCAACTGATCCAATATATGGTTCTTCTCCTATGTTAATTTCTATCAGTGATTTTGATCATgaacaaaaaaatcaagttttattttctaGTATATTATGGATTAATCCTTCCGATACATAtgtaaaaattaataaaatgaataattttaattcagaaaaatatttggataCATGGTGGGTTTCTGAAACTGGAATTCTTGATTTGGTGATTTTAACTTCAACAcaattagaagaattatattataatttaggAATTATTATGGGATTTCCATATTTTGCTCCAAGATTTTCTTTAGGATTTCATTACAGTAAATGGGAATATACAAGTGAAAATAGAGTATATactattcaaaatttattagagaaaaataatataccATATGATAGTATTTGGTTGGATATTGAACATACTTTTGataaacaatattttaCATGGAATAAAACAGCTTTTCcaaatatgaataaaatgatccagaaattaaaagatgaaaataaacatttaataattatttcagatccacatattaatattaataaaggtTATTTTGTATActcattttttgaaaaattaaagtattGCAATAAAAATTTCTCAAGAATAACATTAAGTTATAAAAGAATGTTTAGATTTCtatttatcattaaaatatttcccattttaattttaaaagttAATTGTCAGATTCAATTAATCATAAAGCAAGATAATATAAGTAATTCAAGATTTATTTCTAGACCTTTTGACTCACCATGGATTAAAATACCAAATCTTTCTTATcctaaaaataatcaaatttatgATTTTATTGGTGAATGTTGGCCAGGACCatccaaatatttgaatttattttcaaaaaatgttGGAAATTActattccaaatattttcaagaaatgTATAAAGTACATGAAAACATAGGATATTGGTTAGATATGAATGAGCCATCAGTATTTAAATTACCAGAATTATCATTACCTAAACAAGTtgaatttggaaataatggTTTAGATGATAGACAAGTGCattcattatattcattttatcATGTTAAATATGCTTTTAATGGATTAATCAGAAAATTTCAAGGAGAAAGACGTCCTTTTATATTAACAAGATCATTTTGGTTTGGATCACATagatattcaaatatttggaCAGGAGATACAGAATCTAGTcggaattattattattatacaACTATTACAAATGTTAGAAATGCAATTTGTGGCTTTTCACTAACAGGATCAGATATTGGTGGATTTGATGGGATTGTTAATcatgatttattaataagatGGTTTCAATTAGGAATATGGTTTCCATTTTACAGAATTCATAATTCAATGAATTCAATAAGCAGggattttattttttcatcaaaaattGTAAAAAAGTACATTGAATTAAgatattcattaattccaTATTGGTATACATTATTAGctaaatattcattttatggtattccaataattaaacCACTTTTTTGgttaaatcaaaaagattttaatttaagatcaattaataatagttttttGGTTGGAGATTCATTTATGATAAATTCGATTggatttaatttatttacaattatacaattacattattatatatgtaattttaattataataataataataaagattatttatataaaatatggtataatttatatactGAAGAAATGTatattgattcaaaaaaacaatattttgataataaatatatgaatAGTACTCCAGATTTTGTTAAAGGAGGAAGTATTATACcatattcttcaaaatctaatatattatcaAGCAAAgaacaattaaaaaatccaataaaattaataatatatttaactggtaaattattggatagtaataaatttaaaaataagattttatttccaaaaataacATCTTATGATTatataaatgaagaatttgtttataataattatatgaTTGATATATTAACATTACATTCAGAAGGAAGTATTTATTTAGATGATGGTGAAAcatattcatatttaagaaatgaatatatttttgatgatataatatttactttatatcataataattttaagaaaaatattgataattattgtttaaatattattgataatattatggagaaaaatatattattatcaacatttgatgaaaattaccaaaaagataaattaagattatttaaagaaaattttggatttgaaatttatattaaagaaaaagaatataaattaaaaaataatataatgagttataataatgataatcatcatatattatcattattagatgaagatttaagtgatatattcaaatttaagcaaattaataatattaatcataaatataataaaaaaattaataaaatagaaattaaaggtataatgataaaaccaaaagaaataatattggaaaaaaatactattaataataattcattaatttttcaaaaattaaaatataaattaattaaaagtaaatattttggagataataatttaataagaGGAAgtttatattcaatagaaataaatcttgaagaaaatgataatcaaataaattttggTGACTATAattggaaaataaaaatattattataa